Proteins from a single region of Nocardioides anomalus:
- a CDS encoding excalibur calcium-binding domain-containing protein: protein MKRFTTLVAATLAAAALALAGPAAEAKPAKKFANCDAMHRVYPHGVGKPGAVDQTSGTPVTTFKRSVPLYVANAGSDRDKDGIACEAL, encoded by the coding sequence ATGAAGCGCTTCACCACGCTGGTCGCCGCCACGCTCGCCGCCGCGGCTCTCGCGCTGGCCGGCCCGGCCGCGGAGGCCAAGCCGGCCAAGAAGTTCGCCAACTGCGACGCCATGCACCGGGTCTACCCGCACGGCGTGGGCAAGCCGGGTGCGGTCGACCAGACGTCGGGCACGCCGGTGACGACGTTCAAGCGGAGCGTCCCGCTGTACGTCGCCAACGCGGGCAGCGACCGCGACAAGGACGGGATCGCCTGCGAGGCGCTCTGA
- a CDS encoding type II 3-dehydroquinate dehydratase gives MSTRVLVLNGPNLGRLGRRQPEIYGTTTFGELAGQCVEWGHAVGLDVEVRQTNHEGELLDWLNTAADEQTPVVLNAAAWTHYSYALLDACAQLTAPLVEVHISDPKQRPEEFRHRSVVTAYAVDVVAGHGTDGYRLALERLAAAL, from the coding sequence GTGAGCACCCGCGTCCTGGTCCTCAACGGACCCAACCTCGGCCGTCTCGGGCGCCGCCAGCCCGAGATCTACGGCACCACCACCTTCGGCGAGCTGGCTGGCCAGTGCGTGGAGTGGGGTCACGCCGTCGGCCTGGACGTCGAGGTCCGCCAGACCAACCACGAGGGCGAGCTGCTCGACTGGCTCAACACCGCGGCCGACGAGCAGACGCCCGTCGTGCTCAACGCCGCCGCCTGGACCCACTACTCCTACGCGCTGCTCGACGCCTGCGCGCAGCTCACCGCCCCGCTCGTCGAGGTGCACATCAGCGACCCGAAGCAGCGCCCTGAGGAGTTCCGGCACCGCTCCGTGGTCACGGCGTACGCCGTCGACGTCGTCGCCGGCCACGGCACCGACGGCTACCGGCTGGCCCTGGAGCGGCTGGCCGCCGCCCTGTAG
- the aroB gene encoding 3-dehydroquinate synthase has translation MTTIPVATAAPYDVEVGRGVRDRLPALLEGAQRVALVHAPGLTVPLDGFEVLDLELPDGEAAKTADVLTSCWERLGAAGFTRSDVVVTVGGGATTDLGGFVAATWLRGVRVVHLPTSLLGMVDAAVGGKTGIDTGAGKNLVGAFHEPAGVLCDLGFLDTLPEAELVSGLGEVVKCGFVADPEILALVEKNPSAALDPASDVLAELVERAVRVKAEVVAGDLRETGGAGGSVGREVLNYGHTLAHAVEKVTGYTVRHGEAVALGMVYVAELARLAGSLDDETAARHAAVLASLGLPTRWHEAPFDDLLAVMRVDKKARGSTLRFVVLEALAEPRILTGPSEEHLRAAYEVLA, from the coding sequence GTGACCACCATCCCCGTGGCCACGGCCGCGCCGTACGACGTCGAGGTCGGCCGCGGCGTGCGCGACCGGCTGCCGGCGCTGCTGGAGGGCGCCCAGCGGGTCGCGCTGGTGCACGCGCCGGGCCTCACGGTCCCGCTGGACGGCTTCGAGGTCCTCGACCTCGAGCTGCCGGACGGGGAGGCGGCCAAGACCGCCGACGTGCTGACCTCGTGCTGGGAGCGGCTCGGCGCGGCCGGCTTCACCCGCTCCGACGTCGTGGTGACCGTCGGGGGAGGCGCCACCACCGACCTGGGCGGCTTCGTGGCCGCGACCTGGCTGCGTGGCGTCCGGGTCGTCCACCTGCCCACGTCCCTGCTCGGCATGGTCGACGCCGCCGTGGGCGGCAAGACCGGCATCGACACCGGCGCCGGGAAGAACCTCGTCGGCGCCTTCCACGAGCCCGCCGGCGTGCTGTGCGACCTGGGCTTCCTCGACACCCTGCCCGAGGCCGAGCTGGTCAGCGGTCTGGGCGAGGTCGTCAAGTGCGGCTTCGTCGCCGACCCCGAGATCCTCGCCCTCGTCGAGAAAAACCCGAGCGCGGCGCTCGACCCCGCCTCCGACGTGCTGGCCGAGCTCGTCGAGCGCGCCGTGCGCGTCAAGGCCGAGGTCGTCGCCGGCGACCTGCGCGAGACCGGCGGCGCCGGCGGCTCGGTTGGCCGCGAGGTCCTCAACTACGGCCACACCCTGGCCCACGCCGTCGAGAAGGTCACCGGCTACACCGTGCGGCACGGGGAGGCCGTGGCCCTGGGCATGGTGTACGTCGCGGAGCTGGCCCGCCTCGCCGGGAGCCTCGACGACGAGACCGCCGCCCGGCACGCCGCCGTGCTGGCCTCGCTCGGCCTGCCCACCCGCTGGCACGAGGCGCCGTTCGACGACCTGCTCGCCGTGATGCGCGTGGACAAGAAGGCCCGCGGCAGCACCCTGCGCTTCGTCGTCCTCGAGGCCCTGGCCGAGCCGCGGATCCTGACCGGGCCGTCCGAGGAGCACCTGCGCGCGGCGTACGAGGTCCTGGCGTGA
- a CDS encoding shikimate kinase — MRPRLVLVGPMGAGKTTVGALLAERWAVTARDTDADVEALEGRSISDIFVDSGEGHFRALERRAVADALASHDGVLALGGGAVLDPSTRDLLAGHTVVFLRVGLSDAVKRVGLGSTRPLLLGNVRGQVKALLDERAPVYESVATLVVDTDGRTPDEVADEIAAAIGEAPA, encoded by the coding sequence GTGAGGCCCCGGCTCGTCCTGGTCGGCCCGATGGGCGCCGGCAAGACCACCGTCGGCGCGCTCCTGGCCGAGCGCTGGGCCGTCACGGCCCGCGACACCGACGCCGACGTCGAGGCGCTCGAGGGCCGCTCGATCTCCGACATCTTCGTCGACTCCGGCGAGGGCCACTTCCGGGCGCTGGAGCGCCGGGCCGTGGCCGACGCGCTGGCCTCGCACGACGGAGTGCTGGCCCTGGGCGGGGGAGCGGTGCTCGACCCGTCCACCCGCGACCTGCTGGCCGGCCACACCGTGGTCTTCCTGCGCGTCGGGCTGTCCGACGCGGTCAAGCGGGTCGGCCTCGGCAGCACCCGCCCGCTGCTGCTCGGCAACGTGCGCGGCCAGGTCAAGGCGCTGCTGGACGAGCGGGCGCCGGTCTACGAGTCGGTGGCCACGCTGGTCGTCGACACCGACGGCCGCACGCCCGACGAGGTCGCCGACGAGATCGCGGCGGCCATCGGGGAGGCCCCGGCGTGA
- the aroC gene encoding chorismate synthase: MTLRWLTAGESHGPSLVAILEGLPAHVRLTSDDVREALARRRLGYGRGARMKFEQDEVTLVGGVRHGETQGGPVAIEVGNTEWPKWQTVMSADPVAPELLEGSARNAPLTRPRPGHADLAGMQKYAFDEARPVLERASARETAARVALGRVASNFLEQSVGARIVSHVIELGGVRAPDGLWPAPEDVERLDADPVRCLDADTSKQMVERIDQAHEDGDTLGGVVEVVVHGLPPGLGSHVHWDRRLDSRLAGALMGIQAIKGVEVGDGFALAATPGSLAHDEIVPTEDGIRRVSGRSGGTEGGMTTGEVLRVRAAMKPIATVPRALRTVDVATGEEATAHHQRSDVCAVPAAGIVAEAMVALVLADAVLEKFGGDSVGETRRNAQSYLDTLRFK; encoded by the coding sequence GTGACGTTGCGCTGGCTGACCGCGGGTGAGTCCCACGGCCCGTCCCTGGTGGCCATCCTCGAGGGGCTCCCGGCCCACGTCCGGCTGACCTCCGACGACGTGCGCGAGGCGCTGGCCCGTCGCCGGCTGGGCTACGGCCGCGGCGCCCGGATGAAGTTCGAGCAGGACGAGGTCACCCTCGTCGGCGGCGTGCGCCACGGCGAGACCCAGGGCGGCCCGGTCGCGATCGAGGTCGGCAACACCGAGTGGCCCAAGTGGCAGACCGTGATGTCGGCCGACCCGGTGGCCCCGGAGCTCCTCGAGGGCTCCGCGCGCAACGCCCCGCTGACCCGGCCGCGGCCCGGGCACGCGGACCTGGCCGGCATGCAGAAGTACGCCTTCGACGAGGCCCGACCGGTCCTCGAGCGCGCGTCGGCCCGCGAGACCGCGGCCCGCGTCGCGCTGGGCCGGGTGGCCTCGAACTTCCTGGAGCAGTCCGTCGGCGCCCGGATCGTGTCCCACGTCATCGAGCTGGGCGGCGTCCGTGCCCCCGACGGCCTCTGGCCGGCGCCCGAGGACGTCGAGCGGCTGGACGCCGACCCGGTCCGCTGCCTGGACGCCGACACGAGCAAGCAGATGGTCGAGCGGATCGACCAGGCCCACGAGGACGGTGACACCCTCGGTGGCGTGGTCGAGGTCGTGGTGCACGGGCTCCCGCCGGGGCTGGGCTCCCACGTGCACTGGGACCGCCGGCTCGACTCGCGCCTGGCGGGCGCGCTCATGGGCATCCAGGCCATCAAGGGCGTCGAGGTCGGCGACGGCTTCGCGCTGGCCGCGACGCCGGGCTCGCTGGCTCATGACGAGATCGTCCCGACCGAGGACGGCATCCGCCGGGTCTCGGGCCGCTCCGGCGGCACCGAGGGCGGCATGACCACCGGTGAGGTGCTGCGGGTCCGCGCGGCGATGAAGCCGATCGCCACCGTCCCGCGGGCGCTGCGCACCGTGGACGTGGCCACCGGTGAGGAGGCGACCGCGCACCACCAGCGCTCCGACGTGTGCGCCGTGCCCGCCGCCGGCATCGTGGCCGAGGCCATGGTCGCGCTGGTCCTGGCCGACGCCGTGCTGGAGAAGTTCGGCGGCGACTCGGTCGGCGAGACCCGGCGCAACGCCCAGTCCTACCTCGACACGCTGCGGTTCAAGTGA
- a CDS encoding prepilin peptidase — translation MTPEPVTALVTGLAGVAAGGFVPTLIARVPEPELGEPEEPDKGEDDTTPLDEGPPEEPKEAYAAIAARPGLAWQAAVASGVAAAAIGLVTGWDADLVVLLPLVPVGVALAVIDWRTRLLPTRLIAPAYAVTLVAVVVAFFASGADVGDLERTGLGWLAYGGGFFLLWFIYPSGLGYGDVRLAGVLGLALGWVGWAELVVAIWAGVLLGGLLGGLLSVVRRRRDYPFGPFMLLGALLGVVLGQPVLDALYG, via the coding sequence GTGACGCCCGAGCCCGTCACCGCGCTGGTCACCGGCCTGGCCGGCGTGGCCGCGGGCGGGTTCGTGCCGACCCTCATCGCCCGCGTGCCCGAGCCCGAGCTGGGCGAGCCGGAGGAGCCCGACAAGGGCGAGGACGACACCACGCCCCTGGACGAGGGGCCGCCCGAGGAGCCCAAGGAGGCCTACGCCGCGATCGCGGCCCGCCCCGGGCTGGCCTGGCAGGCCGCGGTGGCCTCGGGCGTCGCCGCGGCCGCGATCGGCCTGGTCACCGGGTGGGACGCCGACCTGGTCGTGCTGCTGCCGCTGGTGCCGGTCGGCGTGGCGCTGGCGGTCATCGACTGGCGCACCCGGCTGCTGCCCACCCGGCTGATCGCGCCGGCGTACGCCGTGACCCTGGTGGCCGTGGTCGTGGCCTTCTTCGCCTCGGGCGCGGACGTGGGCGACCTGGAGCGCACCGGCCTCGGCTGGCTGGCCTACGGGGGCGGGTTCTTCCTGCTGTGGTTCATCTACCCCAGCGGGCTGGGGTACGGCGACGTGCGGCTCGCCGGGGTGCTCGGGCTGGCCCTGGGCTGGGTCGGCTGGGCGGAGCTGGTCGTGGCCATCTGGGCCGGGGTCCTGCTCGGCGGGCTCCTCGGCGGGCTGCTGTCGGTGGTGCGCCGCCGGCGCGACTACCCGTTCGGTCCCTTCATGCTGCTGGGGGCCCTGCTGGGGGTCGTCCTCGGACAGCCTGTGCTGGACGCGCTGTACGGCTGA
- a CDS encoding shikimate dehydrogenase, whose amino-acid sequence MRCAVLGDPIQHSLSPVIHNTAYDALGLEGWEYDAVLVAAGHLAGFVDDLDPGRWRGLSLTAPLKREAVPLLTSHDPWVDATGVCNTLLLEEDGTRRGLNTDVTGAMAVLEAHDGAVERAVVLGGGATATSVLLALAERGMRHATLAVRDPARAGETVHAVVGHPSRPQVEVVELAGVTGLSGDVLVSTVPASVQTPDLLAATADLPLVFEVIYEPWPSPLAAAAQRGGRTVINGLDLLLAQAADQLRAMTGRDDVPVDAMREAAEGELSARSGR is encoded by the coding sequence ATGAGGTGTGCGGTCCTCGGGGACCCGATCCAGCACTCGCTGTCCCCGGTCATCCACAACACGGCCTACGACGCGCTCGGGCTGGAGGGCTGGGAGTACGACGCCGTCCTCGTCGCCGCCGGCCACCTGGCCGGGTTCGTCGACGACCTCGACCCGGGCCGGTGGCGCGGGCTCTCGCTCACCGCGCCGCTCAAGCGCGAGGCGGTGCCGCTGCTGACCTCGCACGACCCGTGGGTGGACGCCACCGGCGTCTGCAACACCCTGCTCCTGGAGGAGGACGGCACCCGGCGCGGGCTCAACACCGACGTGACCGGCGCGATGGCGGTGCTGGAGGCGCACGACGGTGCGGTCGAGCGCGCGGTCGTCCTCGGCGGCGGCGCGACCGCCACCTCGGTCCTGCTGGCCCTCGCCGAGCGCGGGATGCGCCACGCCACGCTCGCGGTCCGCGACCCGGCCCGCGCCGGTGAGACCGTGCACGCCGTGGTCGGGCACCCGTCCCGGCCGCAGGTGGAGGTGGTCGAGCTGGCCGGGGTGACCGGGCTGTCCGGCGACGTGCTGGTCTCCACGGTGCCGGCCTCGGTGCAGACCCCCGACCTGCTCGCCGCGACGGCCGACCTGCCGCTGGTCTTCGAGGTCATCTACGAGCCGTGGCCCTCGCCGCTGGCGGCGGCCGCGCAGCGCGGCGGCCGCACTGTCATCAACGGGCTCGACCTGCTGCTGGCCCAGGCCGCCGACCAGCTCCGGGCCATGACGGGTCGCGACGACGTCCCCGTCGACGCGATGCGCGAGGCCGCCGAGGGCGAGCTGTCCGCACGGTCCGGGCGGTGA
- the mltG gene encoding endolytic transglycosylase MltG → MDSLLGDQEPRPAGSRRAPRQRRRGPGCLIALVVLALLAGAAYWGVTTGIDKIKDQFSSAEDYPGPGGEDVTFEVKPGDTVSVMARNLKAQDIVASVDAFLDAAAGAPGTDAIQAGAYPLQKQMKASDVVDVLVDPSNIVTNAVTIPEGLQVGQIIDVLTDKTDFKKAQFEKALKDPSLGLPDYAGGSAEGYLFPATYSFGPDEQPVDMLRDMVDRWKQAAADTDLEAKAQELGYSPQQMMTIASMLEAEGRGDYTAKIARVIYNRLEIDPNPSAGFLQIDATVNYALGKPGIARLTQDEIDSVADSPYNTYKHKGLPPGPIEAPGQAAIEAALNPADGPWFYYVTVNLATGETKFATTPEEFAALRAELDEYCDTQSDRC, encoded by the coding sequence ATGGACAGCCTCCTCGGCGACCAGGAGCCGCGGCCCGCGGGCAGCCGTCGCGCACCGCGCCAGCGCCGTCGCGGACCGGGCTGCCTCATCGCGCTGGTCGTGCTGGCCCTGCTGGCCGGCGCGGCGTACTGGGGCGTCACGACCGGGATCGACAAGATCAAGGACCAGTTCAGCTCGGCCGAGGACTACCCCGGCCCGGGCGGCGAGGACGTCACCTTCGAGGTCAAGCCCGGCGACACCGTCTCGGTGATGGCCCGCAACCTCAAGGCCCAGGACATCGTGGCCTCGGTCGACGCCTTCCTGGACGCCGCGGCCGGCGCGCCGGGCACCGACGCCATCCAGGCCGGCGCCTACCCGCTGCAGAAGCAGATGAAGGCCTCCGACGTCGTCGACGTGCTGGTCGACCCGAGCAACATCGTCACCAACGCCGTGACCATCCCCGAGGGGCTGCAGGTCGGCCAGATCATCGACGTGCTGACCGACAAGACCGACTTCAAGAAGGCGCAGTTCGAGAAGGCGCTCAAGGACCCGTCGCTGGGCCTGCCCGACTACGCCGGCGGCAGCGCCGAGGGCTACCTGTTCCCGGCGACCTACTCCTTCGGCCCCGACGAGCAGCCCGTCGACATGCTGCGCGACATGGTCGACCGGTGGAAGCAGGCGGCGGCCGACACCGACCTGGAGGCCAAGGCGCAGGAGCTCGGCTACAGCCCGCAGCAGATGATGACCATCGCCTCGATGCTGGAGGCGGAGGGCCGCGGGGACTACACGGCCAAGATCGCCCGGGTCATCTACAACCGGCTCGAGATCGACCCCAACCCGTCGGCCGGCTTCCTGCAGATCGACGCCACCGTCAACTACGCCCTCGGCAAGCCCGGCATCGCCCGGCTCACCCAGGACGAGATCGACTCCGTGGCCGACTCGCCGTACAACACCTACAAGCACAAGGGGCTCCCGCCCGGGCCGATCGAGGCGCCCGGCCAGGCGGCCATCGAGGCGGCGCTCAACCCGGCCGACGGCCCGTGGTTCTACTACGTGACGGTCAACCTGGCTACCGGGGAGACGAAGTTCGCCACCACCCCGGAGGAGTTCGCGGCGCTGCGGGCCGAGCTCGACGAGTACTGCGACACCCAGTCCGACCGCTGCTAG
- the ruvX gene encoding Holliday junction resolvase RuvX: MRSGVRIGLDPGDARIGVARSDPSGLLATPVETVKRGRGDLDRLVELLREEQDGDPERVLEVVVGLPRSLAGGEGPAAAKVRAWAAQLARRVAPVPVRLADERLTTVSAEAMLRDRGRSGAKRRAVVDQAAAVVILQHVLDTERASGSPPGETIEET; encoded by the coding sequence TTGCGTAGCGGCGTCCGCATCGGCCTCGACCCGGGTGACGCCAGGATCGGGGTGGCCCGCAGCGACCCGTCCGGCCTGCTCGCCACCCCGGTGGAGACCGTCAAGCGTGGTCGCGGCGACCTGGACCGGCTCGTCGAGCTGCTGCGCGAGGAGCAGGACGGCGACCCCGAGCGGGTGCTGGAGGTCGTCGTCGGGCTCCCGCGCTCGCTGGCCGGCGGCGAGGGCCCGGCGGCCGCCAAGGTGCGCGCGTGGGCCGCGCAGCTGGCCCGACGCGTGGCGCCGGTGCCCGTGCGGCTGGCCGACGAGCGGCTCACCACGGTGAGCGCGGAGGCTATGCTGCGCGACCGAGGGCGCTCGGGGGCCAAGCGCCGCGCGGTGGTCGACCAGGCCGCCGCCGTCGTGATCCTCCAGCACGTGCTGGACACCGAACGCGCCAGCGGCAGCCCGCCGGGCGAGACCATCGAGGAGACCTGA
- the alaS gene encoding alanine--tRNA ligase: MSSASIRRDFIAHFERGGQVGAHTAVPSASLLLDDPTLLFVNAGMVPFKPFFLGQETPPYPRATSVQKCIRTPDIEDVGKTTRHGTFFEMCGNFSFGDYFKQGAIELAWDLVTKPREQGGWGLEESRLYPSVYVDDAEALQLWMKVTGLPQDRILKLGKKENYWSMGIPGPGGPCSEILYDRGPEHGPDFEVSDLGPDMPTKLEDRLLEIWNLVFMQDELSAVRSKDDFDIAGSLPKQNIDTGMGLERVAFLLQGVDNMYEIDVMFPVIEKAQEITGRRYGADHGDDVRFRVVADHVRSTLMLIGDGVTPGNEGRGYVLRRLMRRAIRSMRLLGCEDPVLPELLPVSRDKMGETYDALHHDWDRIATVAYAEEEAFRSTLRAGTAIFDTATAQVKQSGGHELSADRAFALHDTYGFPIDLTLEMASEQGLDVDEVGFRRLMQEQRERAKADARAKKGAYRDGTAYRTVADAMGAPVDFTGYSETVTDGRVAGIVTADGVVESAAEGDEVELVLDRTPFYAEGGGQLADQGVIELSNGARLRVEDVQSPITGLIVHKATVLNGEVTPGLEAHSLVDLQRRLSISRAHTATHMVHKAFREALGETATQAGSENAPGRFRFDFSAAGSVPASVMADVEARVNDVILDDLQVHAEIMSQAEAVRSGAMALFGEKYGDQVRVVSVGDWARELCGGTHAGSSGKLGVVKLLGESSIGSGVRRVEALVGSDAYRFLAREHVLVNQLSETLKARPEELPERVHDIVEKLRAAEKELEKVRVGQLLARAGELAAGAEQVGGVALVATSAPGASGGDTRTLALDVRGRLPQGQPGVVVVIGEADGKVSVVAATNDEARARGLSANALVRVVGPLVGGKGGGKDDVAQGGGTDVSRIDEALAAVRAEVGTVA, encoded by the coding sequence GTGAGCAGCGCGAGCATCCGGCGGGACTTCATCGCGCACTTCGAGCGGGGAGGGCAGGTGGGCGCCCACACGGCCGTGCCCTCGGCCTCGCTCCTGCTCGACGACCCGACCCTGCTGTTCGTCAACGCGGGGATGGTGCCGTTCAAGCCGTTCTTCCTCGGCCAGGAGACGCCGCCGTACCCGCGCGCGACCAGCGTGCAGAAGTGCATCCGCACCCCGGACATCGAGGACGTCGGCAAGACCACGCGGCACGGCACGTTCTTCGAGATGTGCGGCAACTTCTCGTTCGGCGACTACTTCAAGCAGGGCGCCATCGAGCTGGCCTGGGACCTGGTCACCAAGCCGCGCGAGCAGGGCGGCTGGGGCCTCGAGGAGAGCCGGCTCTACCCGAGCGTCTACGTCGACGACGCCGAGGCGCTGCAGCTGTGGATGAAGGTCACGGGGCTGCCCCAGGACCGGATCCTCAAGCTCGGGAAGAAGGAGAACTACTGGTCGATGGGGATCCCGGGGCCGGGTGGCCCCTGCTCGGAGATCCTCTACGACCGCGGCCCCGAGCACGGCCCGGACTTCGAGGTCTCCGACCTCGGTCCGGACATGCCGACCAAGCTCGAGGACCGGCTGCTGGAGATCTGGAACCTCGTCTTCATGCAGGACGAGCTCAGCGCGGTGCGCTCCAAGGACGACTTCGACATCGCGGGCTCGCTGCCCAAGCAGAACATCGACACCGGCATGGGGCTGGAGCGCGTCGCGTTCCTGCTCCAGGGCGTCGACAACATGTACGAGATCGACGTGATGTTCCCGGTCATCGAGAAGGCCCAGGAGATCACCGGCCGCCGCTACGGCGCCGACCACGGCGACGACGTCCGCTTCCGGGTCGTGGCCGACCACGTGCGCAGCACGCTCATGCTCATCGGTGACGGCGTCACGCCCGGCAACGAGGGCCGCGGCTACGTCCTGCGCCGCCTGATGCGCCGCGCGATCCGCTCGATGCGGCTGCTGGGCTGCGAGGACCCGGTGCTGCCCGAGCTGCTGCCGGTCAGCCGGGACAAGATGGGCGAGACCTACGACGCGCTGCACCACGACTGGGACCGGATCGCCACCGTGGCCTACGCCGAGGAGGAGGCGTTCCGCTCCACCCTGCGCGCTGGCACGGCGATCTTCGACACCGCGACCGCGCAGGTGAAGCAGTCCGGCGGCCACGAGCTGTCCGCGGACCGCGCGTTCGCGCTGCACGACACCTACGGCTTCCCCATCGACCTGACCCTGGAGATGGCCTCCGAGCAGGGCCTCGACGTCGACGAGGTCGGCTTCCGCCGGCTCATGCAGGAGCAGCGCGAACGGGCCAAGGCCGACGCGCGCGCCAAGAAGGGCGCCTACCGCGACGGTACGGCGTACCGCACGGTCGCGGACGCGATGGGTGCGCCGGTCGACTTCACCGGCTACTCCGAGACCGTCACCGACGGCCGGGTGGCCGGGATCGTGACCGCGGACGGGGTGGTCGAGAGCGCCGCCGAGGGCGACGAGGTGGAGCTGGTCCTCGACCGCACCCCGTTCTACGCCGAGGGCGGCGGCCAGCTCGCCGACCAGGGCGTCATCGAGCTGTCCAACGGCGCGCGGCTGCGGGTCGAGGACGTCCAGTCGCCGATCACCGGGCTGATCGTGCACAAGGCGACCGTGCTCAATGGCGAGGTCACGCCCGGCCTCGAGGCGCACTCACTGGTCGACCTGCAGCGCCGCCTGTCCATCTCGCGCGCGCACACCGCGACGCACATGGTGCACAAGGCCTTCCGCGAGGCGCTCGGCGAGACCGCGACCCAGGCCGGCTCGGAGAACGCGCCCGGCCGCTTCCGCTTCGACTTCTCCGCCGCGGGCTCGGTCCCGGCGTCGGTGATGGCCGATGTCGAGGCGCGGGTCAACGACGTGATCCTGGACGACCTCCAGGTCCACGCCGAGATCATGAGCCAGGCCGAGGCCGTGCGCTCCGGCGCGATGGCGCTGTTCGGTGAGAAGTACGGCGACCAGGTGCGCGTCGTGTCCGTCGGCGACTGGGCGCGTGAGCTGTGCGGCGGCACCCACGCGGGCAGCTCCGGCAAGCTCGGCGTGGTCAAGCTGCTGGGCGAGTCCTCCATCGGCTCCGGCGTGCGCCGGGTCGAGGCCCTGGTGGGCTCCGACGCCTACCGCTTCCTGGCCCGCGAGCACGTGCTGGTCAACCAGCTCTCCGAGACGCTCAAGGCGCGTCCCGAGGAGCTGCCCGAGCGGGTCCACGACATCGTCGAGAAGCTGCGCGCGGCCGAGAAGGAGCTCGAGAAGGTCCGCGTCGGCCAGCTGCTCGCGCGCGCCGGTGAGCTCGCGGCCGGTGCCGAGCAGGTCGGCGGCGTGGCCCTGGTCGCCACGTCGGCGCCCGGCGCGTCCGGCGGCGACACCCGCACGCTCGCGCTCGACGTGCGCGGGCGGCTGCCCCAGGGCCAGCCCGGCGTGGTCGTGGTCATCGGTGAGGCCGACGGCAAGGTCTCCGTCGTCGCGGCCACCAACGACGAGGCGCGCGCCCGCGGGCTGAGCGCCAACGCGCTGGTCCGGGTGGTCGGTCCGCTGGTCGGCGGCAAGGGCGGCGGCAAGGACGACGTCGCGCAGGGCGGCGGCACCGACGTGTCCCGCATCGACGAGGCGCTGGCCGCGGTCCGCGCCGAGGTCGGGACGGTTGCGTAG
- a CDS encoding DUF6167 family protein, protein MNRGLWFVAGAGAAVYAMVRGRRVAEAFTVDGVQDRLNGLAVGARMFRDEVAQGKAEAETQLRERLSLTPHGRPELTAGPTPEQEGRG, encoded by the coding sequence ATGAACCGGGGGCTCTGGTTCGTCGCCGGAGCCGGGGCGGCGGTCTACGCGATGGTCCGTGGCCGCCGGGTGGCCGAGGCGTTCACCGTCGACGGCGTCCAGGACCGGCTCAACGGCCTGGCCGTGGGCGCGCGCATGTTCCGCGACGAGGTGGCCCAGGGCAAGGCCGAGGCCGAAACGCAGTTGCGCGAGCGCCTCTCGCTCACGCCTCATGGAAGACCAGAGCTGACCGCAGGACCGACACCAGAACAGGAGGGCAGGGGCTGA